ATCCTGTGGTATCCCTATTTGTTTCTGTTCGTTAATTTATTTGCAGCATGGTTCCCAATTACAGAAGCTGCGGATAAACCAGCACCGGTAACTGGACTGATCATAATAGGGGCCATGATTATTTATCCGTTTTATATCGTGATCATTAATATTATCGCAAGCATAAACTTCAAGTCAGACGCTGGATAGAGGATGGAAATGAGAGTTAATGCTCTGAAAGAAAGACTTTTTTATGGATGCATCTGCCTAATTGTTATTGCACTGGGTTTAAGCTCTAGAGTATTCTCGGAACATCTGCCTTTGTTTGTATCGAGACATTTTGGAGACGCACTTTGGGGCAGCATGGTTTACTTTATGTTTCGCGTACTGCTAGTGAACAGGAAGCTGTGGATTGCTTTTATGTGGAGTCTGATTTTTAGCTTCAGCATAGAATTCAGCCAGCTATATCAAGCGGAGTGGATCAACAGCATCCGGGCTACTGTACTCGGCGGATTAATTCTCGGAAAAGGGTTCCTATGGATTGACCTTGTTAGATATGGCGTTGGAATTATACTTTCTTATGGATTGGATCAATACTTTCAGCCAAAACAGTACCAAGTTGATAAATAGCTTTCTCATTGGAGATGAACCTACAAATGGTTAACAGTTTGATTGTAGTATGCTTGCTTACAATGATTATTCATACTGCAGAAACCTTATCGTATTCGGTAAGATACGCCGGAGTGAAGCTGAACAAGATAGCTATTGCTTTGTCTCTGACAGGCATTATTGTTCTCGTGTCAAGAACCGCAAACATGATTCAAGCTCCACTGACGGCTAAATTCGTAGACTATGCCAAATTGCATCCTGATTTTCCGCTTATTAATTATTTGAGAATTATTCTGTTAGCTTCATCATTAGGCACTTTAATTGCAATTGCCGTGTTTCCTACCTTTGTGGGTCTTTTTGGTAGAATCATATCTAAGCTAGAGATCGAAGGTTCTATTCCCAAGCTGCTTACGAGCGTAACCATTGGGCAGTTAAAGAATACAAGAAAATACATAAGAAAACCAAAAGTGAACCTATATAACTTTAGATACCTGGGAATTCCTAAACGGTTTATTGTCATGAATGTTTTTGTTACAGCATTCTATACGGTCGGTGTATTGGCTTCTCTGTATGCTGCCAAGTTAGTTCCTGAATTCAGCACCACTGCCTCTCAAGCTTCTGGACTAATTAACGGATTAGCAACCATATTGCTCACCGTATTTATCGACCCGCAGCTTGGTCTTATTACTCATAAGGCTACTGAAAATATAGAATATCGCAACCAGCTTGGAAAAATATATGTCGTCTTGATGGGCTCCAGATTTCTAGGGACATTGCTAGCCCAATTGCTGATCGAGCCCGCAGCCGGTTTCATCAGTTTACTGGTAAAACTGATTTAAGGAATGGCGAACCGCTCTACTTATGGAAGCTTAGATTCTGCGGCGCGCAAAGCTAGTGCTATCTTCTGCTCCCAGCTGTAAATATTTTGCTGCATGGCATGAACTCGTATCATTTGATCATAGGATGCTCTCAATTCTGTTGCTGCTGTAATCGCATCTCCTTGTTTTACAGCCGATTTGTAGTGTTTATCTGCTTCTGATCGAACTTTCTGTGCTGCAGCGATATTCTTGTTCTCGTCGGTGATTTGCTTCTTCAAAGCTGTGATCGGTGCCAGCGCATCTTTGATAGGTTTGAGCTTAGTAGCGGTTTGCTTACGGGCGGTTGCCAACGCGTCTGTCTTTGCCTTGATTTCAGTTCTAGCGATGGTTACCGCAGCCTTGAGCTTATTGCGTCTCAGGTCAAGGAGAGTGGCGGTCTTAAAGTCTTTAGCTTTCTTCGCTGCAGCAGACTGCTTACTGAGTGTACTGTATTGTTCCAGGAGGGGAGCGTGCTTCTTTTGAACAGTTGTGGCTTCAGAAGATAAACGACTCAGCAGAGCCTTATCTGTTGACTCTATGACAGTGTGAATAGATTTCAGTGTTTCATTGTTCTGCTTGCGCAGTATCTGGATTTTAGAGCTATCAGACTTGAGGGCAGCTTGAAGAGAGGTATAATTACCATGGAGACCGTTAATGTCATTTAACGCAGAATCCCAATCTGTACCTCCAGCAGCCATCGGAAGGTTGCTAATGAGGAGAGCTACTACAAGGATGAATTGGACGAACCTTTTAAAATAACTAAATTTGTGAATTATCAATCGTTTCAGCTCCTTAATTAGTTTATGCGCGCAAAAAAGCACCTCCAAGATAGGCATGATTGCCTGTCTTGCGAGGTGCTTCTCCCGCACAGAATATAAATGATGCAATCACTATAACTTGAAATTAATGGATAGTCAACCCCGAAATAGAACGTTAGTTTGCTTTTTGGAATAATGAAACATGAGGAGAGTCAAATATGAATTCACAACTAGATCGAATGCAGGATCGAGTGGCCTTAATAACCGGAACTTCTAGTGGATTTGGACTGCTCACAGCCCTCAAACTAGCTGGACAGGGATTCAAAGTTGTAGCAACCATGCGCGATTTGAGTCGTAAAGGTGAGCTTGAACAGCAGGCAGAGCAAGCAGGACTCTTAAAGCAGCTTCATTTCATGACTATGGATGTAACTGATAGTGATTCTATAGAGGCGACTATATCCTCAGTGCATGATACATTTGGAAGAATTGATGTTCTGGTTAACAATGCAGGTTTTGCTATAGGCGGCTTCATAGAAGAGATAACTATGGAGGAATGGCGCCAGCAAATGGAGACGAATTTTTTCGGATTAGTGGCGGTGACAAAAGCTGTGCTGCCAGTGATGCGAGAACAGAGAAGTGGTACGATTATTAATGTGGGGAGTATAAGCGGGTTGTCCGGGTTTCCGGGGTATGCTCCATATGCAGCTTCCAAATTTGCAGTAGAAGGATTCAGTGAAAGTCTACGTCATGAAATGTCTCCTTATGGAATACGTGTAGTATTAATTGAACCTGGCTCTTTCCGTACCCCGATTTGGGGAAAGGGAATAGAACAAATCCGTCGAAGCGAGAATTCTCCTTACAGAAAACGTCTGGATGCAGTGCTACGATATTCCAAACATACCGCTGAAACTGCACCAGATCCAAGTCAAGTCGCAGATCTTATCGGTCGTATTACTGAAATGAAGTCACCAAGGCTTCGGTACCCTATCGGCAAAGGCACCCGGATCTTGATCTTAGGCAAAACGCTGCTCCCGTGGAAATGGCTGGAGAGAATTATTGCGAAAGAATTGAGGTGATGGAATGGAGCAATCCATAAACTTAACAATCATTAAACTCATTGGATATGTATCCAGTTTGATGACCGTTTTTTTATGGTTTATATTTATATTCATTAATCCTTATGCTGAGGTTACGAATCAATCCAGTATTATAATGAGTATGGTAATGCTGGTGTTGCCGGCCGGATTACTAGCGATAGGCATCTCTTTAAACAGAAGTCTTCTCATGCTTCTCGCCTTTATTTGGAGTTTTCCCTACAGTCTGTATATGTTTTTGACGCCAGGTATCTTCAGATTGTTTGGGGTTACAAGCTTAATGTATTTATTGTGTTTTGTGTTATTTAGAATCATCAAGATCAGACTTTGATAAGAATTGAGGTGTGCCGATGCTAGATTCGTCAGGACTGCATATTTGTTTCGATCCAGCAGGCCGTGAAATTGAAATCCTTGATGTAACTCCAGTTGGTAAAGATAAATACCGCATCGAAGAGACGCCGATTTTTAATCCAGGTGTTACAATGGGTGATATTATACGAGTGAAGGAAGAACAAGGAATCTTTTATTATCAGGAAACGGTACAGAAATCTCATTTTAAAAGGTACGCCTGGCTCCTCAGTAAAGAAGCTGTTGATTCAGCAGCCATTTCTGCTTTTAAACAACGGATCACGGATAATGAAGGGAAATGTGAACAAATCTTTGGTGGTTTGATAGTCATTCATATTCCTAAGAATACTTTGATTGATGTGGATGGGGAAATGAATCGAATCATTGAGCGGTTTGAGAAGTGAAGGTACGTAAATATAAACGAAGGATGAATAAGAAAAAATACTGCGGCATGAAATGCAAGGTAGCTTGCACATGATGCAGCAGCATGGAGATTAGGTGAAACGGTTTAGACAATCTGAGCGATACAATCTATACTTATTTTATTTCTTTCATAAATGTCTTAAAATTTTCGGCGATTTCTTTTGATTTGGTATGGTGCAGATAATGTCCTGCATCAAGTTTTACCAATTTTCCTTGTACGGAATTTTTGACTTGCTCTTCATGCAATGATATCCAATCTTTTAAGAGAGTATCATCCCCTTGTACAAAGAGCAATAGGGGAATATCCTTTGGAAAAGTTGAATTTAGAGCCCCTTTATAATTAGAAGACATATGTTCCACTTCATTTAAATTAGTGTAATTATAAGTGTTTCTAAGTGTAAGCAATCTCAATTGTTCTTTAGTTTCATCATCAAACGGCAATTCAGCATAGGGATTTCCACTTGATTTAAATAACAATCTGCCCAATCCTGATTTTCTAAGTAGTTTTAATTTTCCTGTTGGTATTTTAACACCTATTCTGTCTTCCGTTGCAATACTATTATCAATCCCGACAAATGCACTCACTTCGTTTGGATATTTGTTCACATAATTCAAACTGTACATACCGGAAATAGAGTGTGCCATTAGAATATAACGGTCAATCTTAAGCTGCTTTACAGCTTCATGAATCTCACTTACAATATTTTCCGTGGTTCGTTCTTTTTCAGTTCTATCACTTAATCCATAACCGAAAGGCTCGATCACGACAACTTTGTAAAATGGAGATAGTTCATCTACTAGCAGCTTAAAATCAAGTCCCGGTGCCACCGTTCCATAACCAGGTAATAGCACGACTGTCTCTTCGCCTTGTCCTTGAATCAAAACATTCATATTTTTACCATCAACGCTTACAGACTGACCATAAGGTTTTATTCTAGCTTGGTCCGATTTATTGAAGAAAATATTAGCGACAAAAACAGTCACTAGAAAAAGTACTATTGCGGTAGCTAAAGCCCCTAAGGAAATAAGTGTAATTCGAAGCGGTTTATTCATCCTTTTTTTCGTAGCTTCTTCTTTTGGTTTCACGCGTATCTTCACCTGTCCTCATCAGTTATTATGGCTATCCTAAAGACTCGCCAAAGAAAGCTTACCCGATGAAGGTGAACCCTACATGACGACAATATGAACTGAATATGAATGAGCGAAAAAAGCTACAGCACCGATCAAAGAGTCTATAAAATGAATATGAGGTGAGCGATTATGTTGAAATTTATCAAACAATATTTGCCTAGTATTGCTATCGCCGTGGTCATTTCTTTGTTTGTAAGAACTTATGTTGCTGAAGCCATGAAGGTTCCCACGGGCTCTATGATCCCTACAATTGAAATTAATGACCGACTAATCGTTGAAAAAATGTTATGGATGACCACACTTGATCATGGAGATATCGTTGTGTTTACGCCGCCGGTAGCAGGCGATGAGAATAAAAGATATGTGAAGCGGTTGATAGGGCTGCCAGGCGATACCATTGAAATTAAAGATGGAGCACTTTACAGAAACGGAACGGAGATCAATGAACCCTATCTTAATGAGCGGATGGACTATACTTTTGGACCCGTTACGGTTCCGGCGGACCATTACTTTTTTCTCGGAGATAACCGGAATATAAGCTATGATGCTCATCTTTGGGCTACTCCTTTTGTAGCGAAGGATCAGTTGATCGGAAAAGTGATCGCGGACTTTAGTATTCCTTTTTAGGTGAAGCCGCAGGGGTCTTTTGAACTAATTATGAGCGTTAATGAGACTTTAACCATATTGTGACTTTGGAAGAATTTAGCTATCCTTAAGGTAAAATATACCTATACATAGGAAGGGTGCTGAATTTTGAAAGCTCATGTCACAGATCTAAAACATGGCGATTGTCTTATGATGGACACTTTCAATAGTGTTGGCCTACATGTGCTCCCGAAGGGGACCATTGTCTACAAAGAAGAAATCACCCTCCTGATGAGACATCGTATCGATTATGTCGATATTGAACCTCGCAGCATAGCGATGGATAATGAAGGGATGAATTTGGAGCAAAGTCTGAATGGAAATTTTGATCTTGTGATCCAAAACTATGAGTCTATTTTTCTAGAAGCACTCAGCAAGGGCAGTTTCACGCAGTCAGATGTAGATCTTACGCTGCAGCCCTTGCTGGAAAAAATGGATGAGCATAAGGATGTAGTGTCCTTATTACTGTTGCTTGAGCGGGAGGACGTTGGTACATACAATCATTCTTTGCAGGTCGGACTGTTATCTTTTTACATAGCGACTTGGTTAGGTTATACCAAAGAAGAACGTTACGAGATTAGCCGGGCTGGGTATCTACACGACATAGGAAAAAGTCAGATCGACCCTTCTATCTTGAATAAGGCAGGAAACTTAACCTCTGAGGAAACGGAAGAACTAAAACGTCATACTACATATGGATACGATATTATTCTTAAATCTATGAATGACGAGAAGACTGCACTGGTGGCGCTTCAGCATCATGAATTTGAGGATGGGACAGGTTATCCTAATATGCTTCGTAAGACGGACCTGCACCCGTATACACTGATCGTGGCTGTCGCTAATGCTTACGTCGGGATGACCTCAACAAGAGCGAATCAACCAAAACAGGGGCTAATAACCGTTCTGCGCAAGGTGCATGAGCTAGGCTTTGGTAAACTGAATGGAAATGCGGTACAAGCTTTGATTGGACATTTATTGCCGAACTTTGTAGGTAAAAATGTTCAGCTTAGCAATGGAGAGCAAGGTACGATTATTATGAATAATCCTTTGGACATTTTTAAGCCGTTAGTGAAAGTAGATGAAACTACGTTTAGGGATTTATCCAAGGAGCGTAATTTGACTGTTGAAGAAGTATTTATTTAATGAATAATTTCGTTGCAAAATTAGGCTATCCACTTGGTCGCTAAGATCGAGAGATAGTCTTTTTGTGTTATAATCGAAGCTGGGTTCAAAACCCATAGTAACGAATAGGAGAGTGCTTATCGTGATTATCAAGTTCATTCGTTTGCGTTAAATCGAGGTACAATTCAATGATACCATCATCCATTTATTTTAAAATGTGACCGGTCTTATTTAAGTGTGCAATCTTTGATTACCAAATTCGAATGAAATGAGGATTAACAATGAGCGAAAAGATATTTAAAGTAAACGGTATTGAACTATGTTCGGAGAGTTTTGGAGACTCCAGCAATCCTGCAATATTACTGATTATGGGTGCCACATGTTCTATGGTTTTTTGGGATGAGGAGTTTTGTCAACGATTAGCGGATACAGGACGATACGTTATTAGATATGATAACCGGGATGTAGGACGTTCTGTTGTTTATGAACCTGGGAGTTCCAATTATACAGTGCTTGATATGGCCGATGATGCTGCTGGGTTACTTGACGCTTATAATATAGAACAGGCAGATATCGTGGGGATGTCCTTAGGGGGTATGATTGCACAAGTTCTTGCTATTCGCCATCCTCAGAAAGTTCTAACCTTAACATTGATCGCATCTAGTATTTTTGAATCTGATGATAATG
This Paenibacillus sp. FSL R5-0345 DNA region includes the following protein-coding sequences:
- a CDS encoding ribosomal maturation YjgA family protein yields the protein MRVNALKERLFYGCICLIVIALGLSSRVFSEHLPLFVSRHFGDALWGSMVYFMFRVLLVNRKLWIAFMWSLIFSFSIEFSQLYQAEWINSIRATVLGGLILGKGFLWIDLVRYGVGIILSYGLDQYFQPKQYQVDK
- a CDS encoding lipid II flippase Amj family protein, with translation MVNSLIVVCLLTMIIHTAETLSYSVRYAGVKLNKIAIALSLTGIIVLVSRTANMIQAPLTAKFVDYAKLHPDFPLINYLRIILLASSLGTLIAIAVFPTFVGLFGRIISKLEIEGSIPKLLTSVTIGQLKNTRKYIRKPKVNLYNFRYLGIPKRFIVMNVFVTAFYTVGVLASLYAAKLVPEFSTTASQASGLINGLATILLTVFIDPQLGLITHKATENIEYRNQLGKIYVVLMGSRFLGTLLAQLLIEPAAGFISLLVKLI
- a CDS encoding SDR family oxidoreductase, with the protein product MNSQLDRMQDRVALITGTSSGFGLLTALKLAGQGFKVVATMRDLSRKGELEQQAEQAGLLKQLHFMTMDVTDSDSIEATISSVHDTFGRIDVLVNNAGFAIGGFIEEITMEEWRQQMETNFFGLVAVTKAVLPVMREQRSGTIINVGSISGLSGFPGYAPYAASKFAVEGFSESLRHEMSPYGIRVVLIEPGSFRTPIWGKGIEQIRRSENSPYRKRLDAVLRYSKHTAETAPDPSQVADLIGRITEMKSPRLRYPIGKGTRILILGKTLLPWKWLERIIAKELR
- a CDS encoding DUF4265 domain-containing protein, with protein sequence MLDSSGLHICFDPAGREIEILDVTPVGKDKYRIEETPIFNPGVTMGDIIRVKEEQGIFYYQETVQKSHFKRYAWLLSKEAVDSAAISAFKQRITDNEGKCEQIFGGLIVIHIPKNTLIDVDGEMNRIIERFEK
- a CDS encoding alpha/beta hydrolase, with amino-acid sequence MNKPLRITLISLGALATAIVLFLVTVFVANIFFNKSDQARIKPYGQSVSVDGKNMNVLIQGQGEETVVLLPGYGTVAPGLDFKLLVDELSPFYKVVVIEPFGYGLSDRTEKERTTENIVSEIHEAVKQLKIDRYILMAHSISGMYSLNYVNKYPNEVSAFVGIDNSIATEDRIGVKIPTGKLKLLRKSGLGRLLFKSSGNPYAELPFDDETKEQLRLLTLRNTYNYTNLNEVEHMSSNYKGALNSTFPKDIPLLLFVQGDDTLLKDWISLHEEQVKNSVQGKLVKLDAGHYLHHTKSKEIAENFKTFMKEIK
- the lepB gene encoding signal peptidase I; translation: MLKFIKQYLPSIAIAVVISLFVRTYVAEAMKVPTGSMIPTIEINDRLIVEKMLWMTTLDHGDIVVFTPPVAGDENKRYVKRLIGLPGDTIEIKDGALYRNGTEINEPYLNERMDYTFGPVTVPADHYFFLGDNRNISYDAHLWATPFVAKDQLIGKVIADFSIPF
- a CDS encoding HD-GYP domain-containing protein; the encoded protein is MKAHVTDLKHGDCLMMDTFNSVGLHVLPKGTIVYKEEITLLMRHRIDYVDIEPRSIAMDNEGMNLEQSLNGNFDLVIQNYESIFLEALSKGSFTQSDVDLTLQPLLEKMDEHKDVVSLLLLLEREDVGTYNHSLQVGLLSFYIATWLGYTKEERYEISRAGYLHDIGKSQIDPSILNKAGNLTSEETEELKRHTTYGYDIILKSMNDEKTALVALQHHEFEDGTGYPNMLRKTDLHPYTLIVAVANAYVGMTSTRANQPKQGLITVLRKVHELGFGKLNGNAVQALIGHLLPNFVGKNVQLSNGEQGTIIMNNPLDIFKPLVKVDETTFRDLSKERNLTVEEVFI